The following proteins are co-located in the Spirosoma montaniterrae genome:
- a CDS encoding 5-formyltetrahydrofolate cyclo-ligase, protein MTKAELRKQFLAQRRALSVTDVQTMSQQITKRFFDILLPQHTSLLHTFLPIARQNEVDTWPIIRRLWRDLPQVNIAVSITDTNANGLTHYVLTPETVLVENRWGIPEPVGNGQSAVDSQQIDVVLVPLLAFGKNGHRVGYGKGYYDRFLAECRPNCLKIGLSLFEPVEQIEDVEPTDVPLHVYLTPEASYVFFGPNSFVTQR, encoded by the coding sequence ATGACCAAAGCCGAACTTAGAAAACAGTTTCTGGCGCAACGCCGGGCGTTATCGGTCACTGACGTGCAGACGATGAGTCAGCAGATAACTAAGCGTTTTTTTGACATTCTGTTGCCCCAACACACCAGCCTGCTTCACACCTTCCTGCCGATTGCCCGGCAAAACGAAGTTGATACATGGCCGATTATTCGTCGGCTCTGGCGCGACCTTCCGCAGGTCAATATCGCTGTTTCTATTACCGATACAAACGCAAACGGCCTTACGCACTACGTACTTACGCCCGAAACGGTGCTGGTAGAGAACCGCTGGGGCATTCCCGAACCCGTTGGAAACGGGCAATCAGCCGTTGATAGCCAACAAATTGACGTGGTGCTGGTGCCGTTGCTGGCGTTTGGCAAAAATGGGCACAGAGTCGGCTATGGTAAAGGCTACTACGACCGTTTTCTGGCCGAGTGTCGACCCAATTGCCTGAAAATTGGCCTGTCGCTATTCGAGCCGGTTGAACAAATCGAAGACGTTGAACCAACTGACGTTCCGCTGCACGTGTACCTAACGCCCGAAGCAAGCTATGTTTTCTTCGGCCCGAACAGTTTTGTAACGCAGCGTTAA
- the bshC gene encoding bacillithiol biosynthesis cysteine-adding enzyme BshC produces MDCQYLPLSATGQFSSLFLDYLNQKDSLRPFYNRFPTLSGFQEQIQERTFSPEKRQTLVDTLTRQYAHIANKPDFSILLQPNTFTVTTGHQLTIFTGPIYIVYKLITTINLARQLQKNYPDYTFVPVYWMATEDHDFAEINHFRLFGRDYRWETEQRGAVGRMNPQELKTLFAQIPEKLSLFEDAYLKHSTLSDAVRYFINELFGAEGLICLDADDAHLKGLFAPIMRDELLHQRANEQVQQRTDQLGQLGYKTVITPRDINLFYLDDQLRERIEQLPDGTYKVVHTKLRFTKEELLRMLDEHPERFSPNVVLRPLYQETILPNLAYIGGPSEVPYWLQLKSVFDLYETPFPLLMPRNFATYVPKVTARRIHKLGLTPEELFRDTQTLKHEYVDTHTRHALRFDAENKQVNKALDAILHKAQMVDPTLERAVLAETKRFANAVVRLEKKLRRAEERNQETGIRQLLTVKEELFPNGGLQERTENFLTFQLNDRAFLQKMLAAFNPFDFRMQLCLEN; encoded by the coding sequence ATGGACTGTCAGTACCTGCCGCTTTCTGCCACCGGCCAATTTTCTTCTCTTTTTCTCGATTACCTCAATCAAAAAGACAGTCTTCGCCCGTTCTACAACCGCTTTCCTACCCTTTCGGGCTTTCAGGAGCAAATTCAGGAACGAACGTTTTCGCCTGAAAAACGGCAGACGTTAGTCGATACGCTCACCCGGCAGTATGCACACATAGCTAACAAGCCTGATTTTTCGATACTATTACAGCCCAACACGTTTACGGTTACGACGGGGCATCAGCTCACTATTTTTACCGGACCAATCTACATCGTTTACAAGCTGATTACGACTATCAATCTGGCCCGACAGTTGCAGAAAAACTACCCGGACTATACGTTTGTGCCGGTATACTGGATGGCAACCGAAGACCACGATTTTGCTGAAATCAATCACTTCCGGCTGTTCGGGCGCGATTACCGCTGGGAAACCGAGCAACGCGGGGCGGTGGGGCGCATGAACCCGCAGGAACTGAAAACGCTGTTTGCCCAGATACCCGAAAAACTCAGCCTGTTTGAAGATGCTTATCTGAAACACAGCACGTTATCTGATGCCGTTCGGTACTTTATCAACGAGTTGTTTGGGGCCGAAGGGCTGATTTGCTTAGATGCCGACGACGCCCACCTGAAAGGGCTGTTTGCGCCCATCATGCGCGACGAACTGTTGCATCAGCGGGCTAATGAGCAGGTACAGCAACGCACCGACCAACTCGGGCAGTTGGGGTATAAAACCGTTATCACCCCCCGCGACATTAACCTGTTCTATTTAGACGACCAGCTCCGCGAACGCATCGAACAACTGCCGGATGGTACGTATAAAGTCGTGCATACCAAACTGCGCTTTACGAAAGAAGAGTTGTTGCGAATGCTTGACGAACATCCTGAGCGTTTTAGCCCGAACGTGGTGCTGCGCCCGTTGTATCAGGAAACCATTCTGCCAAATCTGGCCTACATCGGTGGCCCGTCGGAGGTGCCATACTGGCTGCAACTCAAAAGCGTGTTCGATTTATACGAAACGCCTTTTCCGCTGCTGATGCCCCGAAATTTTGCCACTTACGTACCGAAGGTTACAGCCCGACGAATTCATAAACTGGGCTTAACGCCCGAAGAACTGTTTCGGGATACCCAAACGCTTAAACACGAGTACGTCGATACGCATACCCGCCACGCGCTCCGGTTCGATGCCGAAAATAAACAGGTAAACAAGGCATTGGACGCCATTCTGCACAAAGCACAAATGGTTGACCCCACACTCGAACGGGCGGTTCTGGCCGAAACCAAACGCTTCGCCAACGCGGTTGTTCGGCTCGAAAAAAAGCTGCGTCGGGCCGAAGAGCGCAATCAGGAAACAGGCATCCGGCAATTGCTGACCGTAAAAGAAGAACTGTTTCCGAACGGCGGCCTACAGGAACGCACCGAAAATTTCCTCACGTTCCAGTTGAACGACCGGGCTTTTCTGCAAAAAATGCTGGCTGCTTTTAATCCGTTCGATTTCAGGATGCAGCTTTGTTTAGAAAATTGA
- a CDS encoding DUF433 domain-containing protein encodes MTARQSIQIDPEVLGGTPVFSGTRVAIQTLFDYLETSSLNDFLEGYPSVSREQAETVIELASKLLNTFSTEYEGVA; translated from the coding sequence ATGACAGCCAGACAAAGTATTCAGATTGATCCCGAAGTATTGGGCGGCACACCCGTATTCAGCGGTACACGGGTAGCAATTCAAACCTTGTTCGATTATTTAGAAACCAGTTCACTAAATGACTTCCTGGAAGGCTATCCCTCTGTTAGCCGCGAACAGGCCGAAACGGTTATCGAACTTGCCAGCAAATTACTAAATACATTTTCCACTGAGTATGAAGGTGTTGCTTGA
- a CDS encoding DUF5615 family PIN-like protein: MKVLLDENIDIRFRNAFDNTGHEVFTVRYMGWNGIKNGQLLRLMQQEAFDVLIAVDKNLPYQQNADTLPVSVLILDVRKNVLTQLQLFVPLILERLANDLPKEMATLRIA, from the coding sequence ATGAAGGTGTTGCTTGACGAGAACATCGACATTCGGTTCAGGAATGCTTTCGACAATACAGGCCATGAGGTTTTCACCGTTCGGTATATGGGCTGGAACGGTATCAAAAACGGGCAATTGCTACGGCTGATGCAGCAGGAAGCATTTGATGTGCTGATTGCGGTTGACAAGAATTTGCCTTACCAGCAAAACGCAGATACGCTGCCGGTTAGCGTATTGATTCTTGATGTCAGAAAAAATGTACTGACTCAGTTGCAGCTTTTTGTTCCGCTTATTCTGGAACGGCTTGCTAACGACTTACCGAAAGAAATGGCAACCTTACGCATTGCCTAA
- a CDS encoding FtsL-like putative cell division protein: MAKNTFKQPERVAAQKKQRRRVKLASYINDFIGLDRLFGEDNAWPIRHIDRILWVTFLLVIYIALNHNAERLVRRIQRTKTIADEKRTQATVLQADFMKSGKQSELYKRVAQLGLTDSTLTPPHKIVVKTHEP, from the coding sequence ATGGCGAAGAACACGTTCAAACAGCCCGAACGGGTTGCTGCACAAAAAAAACAACGACGCCGGGTCAAGCTGGCGTCGTATATCAATGATTTTATTGGTCTCGACCGGCTCTTCGGCGAAGACAACGCCTGGCCCATTCGCCACATCGACCGGATTTTGTGGGTCACGTTTCTATTGGTCATCTATATTGCGTTGAATCACAATGCCGAGCGGCTGGTCCGGCGTATTCAGCGCACCAAAACCATAGCCGACGAAAAGCGGACGCAGGCAACCGTGTTGCAGGCTGATTTTATGAAGAGCGGCAAACAGTCGGAACTCTACAAACGGGTAGCTCAACTGGGCCTGACCGATAGTACCTTAACTCCTCCACACAAAATAGTCGTAAAAACCCATGAACCATAA